The Novibacillus thermophilus genome segment CAGCGTTGCCAGGTGACCCCTTGGAAATGGTGACGAATGGCACGGACTAAACCGCCATGGTCATCAGAGGTGATCAAATCGACACCACCAAGACCACGTTGTTTTAACCAACTGAAAAATTCGCTCCAGCTGGCTTCCGATTCCGTGTCACCGGTCATGATCCCCAAGACTTCCCGGTAACCGTCTGTGTTGACACCGATTCCTATCATCACTCCTCTGGACCGTACCCGGCCATCCTCACGGACTTTGAGGTACAAGGCATCCACCAGCACAAACGGGAACCGGCGGTCTGAAAGCGGACGATAATTCCAAGCCTCCACAATAGGATCAAGCCTTTTGCACAGGTCTGAAACGGTGGACTTGGAAAAATGAGTGCCGCAAAGCTCTTCGGTAATCTGAGTCACTTTACGTGTGGAAACCCCATTCACGACCATTTCCATCAAAGCCAACACCAAAGCTTGCTCGCTCCGTTGGTAACGGGCAAACAGTTCAGTGGAGAACTGACCGTTTCGAATCCGTGGAACACGTAACGTAATGGTCCCCACCCGAGTGGTTAATTGATGAGGATAGGATCCATTGCGATAGCCTTGACGGGAATCCGTGCGTTCATAGCGTTCAGCTGCCAGCTGTTCGGTCACCTGCGCTTGGAGAATTTGGTTTAATACCGATTCCAGTAATTTCGCTACACCAGCGTCTTTTGAATGTCCTAAAAAAAGTTGCTGCAAAAGTTCTTGATCTACGGTAATCTGGTATTGAGCCATTTCAAAATTCTCCTCTCCAGAATGGTATTTCCGACAACTCCATTCTAACCGAGGATTTTGAAATTGGCTCCTTTATTTTTAAGGAATCCATTTTACACAATTATAAGGACTTAACTTAATATAAATATATTATTAATATTTCAATAAAGAAAGGCTATAATTGGACATTTTTAATAAAATCAAACAGAGTTTATTGTATAAATAGGGGTAACAAAAGGAGTTATGAAGTGTGCTATGTTGCTTTACTTTTCATATTTTTCCTATTGTTTTTAACTTGATTCATTCCGTCTTGCCGCGTAACGCCCTGACGTTGCAGCGCAATATGGAGACGTGGTTTCCGCAAGGGTGGGGATTTTACAGTAAAGAGAAGGATTGGGGAACATCTTGTTTCCTTTGTTAGAAACGCCGTTTGTCGTCGTGCCCACATGGGGGACCATTGTCCTCGAATTCCTCTTATTTGCCGCCTTACTTGCGCCAAAAAAATATTGGAAGTGGTTTTTAATCCCAGGGTTAGCGTTCCACCTTACGATTGCTGTCGTCATCGGGTTGTACAGTTTTGCCACCGTCATGTTCGCAGCCCTCATCCTGTTCTTGCGGCCATTTGAACGAGAGTTTCAAATTCAGCCACTTCTCAAACTGTTTAAAGCGGCACCAAGAATTGCCCATAGATTAAGGAAACCAGCGATGAAAGGTGGTGAGATAAAGGGAGAGTCAGGATGAGAACAGTCATAGTTAGTCACGAACGAAAAAAGGAAAAGGAGCGATTGTGTTGATTCGCTGGATGAAGAAAAGTCTGCCGTTATTGCTTGTGTTCGCGTTGCTCGTGTTTTCGTTTAGCTCTGCTGTCTCCGCAAGCCGGGCCGAAAGTGCACAGCACGAATATTCAGGGAAAGAAATATTTAAAGGGATCGTGTTCGGCGTAGGGGAACTCGGCGGCAAACTGCCGGTGGATTCTAGGATAATGCGTGACACCAACAAGAACCAAGAGACGCTGAAAGTGATTGACAACATCGTGAACGAAATCGAGAGACTGGATTCCGACTATTTCAAAGAATTGAAAGATGCCGCTTACAGCAAGAACCCGACCAAAGTTGATAAAGCCATCGAGCGCGGCGGAGACCTGGTTCAAGAAGCCCTCGACAACTTGGGTTATACCGCCACTTCGAAACAGGATGCTGATTTGGCGGCTTCTGTTGTCGTTGCGAATATCACAGGGGCGATTAATGCACTGGCGTACTTGACTGTCGCAGTTTACGAATACGTATGGTTCTGGGGAAATTCAGCTCCATCCTCGCAGCTGGAAAAGGAAGCGTACGTCATCGAAGTTATGGAAGCGTTGGAGAATTAGAAATTTAAATATTTTAATAAATGTTAAGCTGATTAAGCCGCAGTGTCTGCGGCTTTTGTTTACTTCAGGTGACGCAGGCGTATGCGCTTAAAAGGGGTTAAACAATGGTTTAACTTTATTGTATGAGTTCAACTGGACGGGATCTTCTCTCATTGATCACTTGTACAAACTGTTCGATATTTTCAGGTGCGATAATCGTATAATCGTGTGCATTGTAATGCAAAAAGTAACGTTCTTTCGACAACGCGATGGAGGCGAGTTGCGCGTACGTTTTCTCGATCCTTTTAATAGACGTGAGCTGAATGACGCGTTTAAACGGACCGAAGTGAATGATTAAATCGCGGTCTGTCACGATGTAGAATGTGCGATACCACAGCCAAAAAATAAAAAAACCGCTGATCCCGAATAGAAGGGAGATGAAAAGGCTTGCCCCCAATCCGGCTTCATTGTAAACAGGTACGAAGAGGCCCGCGGAAAGTCCAAAGAAGAGCAATCCTAATGCCCAAACGAGGATTCGGTAAGTCATGTCTTTGTTTGCATGAAACTTCATTAATTACATCCCCCTCATCATTCCGAGTTAAGGACAGATGTCGCCATCGAACGCGGCGTGTGAACTCACTCTCTCTTTCCAGAGAAAAGCGATAAAAGCGTTCTCCAAACGTGGCGTACACCCTGACGAAATGATCAGTCTAAGAATCGTTCGCGAATTTCGGGAGAAGGAATCATACAACTGTCTCTTTTGCCGTAAAACTTGTACCTGTTTTTTGCGATGAGCGAATAAACGGCATTTCGAATGGGTTTAGGGACAATGAGAAAGATAGACATCAGTTTCCATGCCCCTTTTAGATGTTTGCATATGCGGAGGGCAGCGTCAGACTTTAAATACACCTGGTTATTTTCGATCAAAACGAAACTGTCGACATGTGAAGGGACCTGATGTTTTTTTAATAACGATTGCCCCACTTCTCCTTGCAATGAAGCAAAACGGAAGTAACTCTGCGTCTCTCTCTTGATGATAAATTGAACGCTTTTACTACAAAAATTACATACTCCGTCAAAAAGGATAACGGCTTTCATCGTATGCTTCCCACTCCTCAGTCTATATTTTATTATCCAATATCTAAAATATTATAATTTAATCATACCATAGCCGGTTGTTGTTTTGAAGAAACTACACAGTTTTGAGCAGTCAAGTTTTTACGGGAGGTTCCCTCAACCTTTAGCAATAGGCCAGCATGTGTAACGGTTCGTAACCACGTTCAGCCGTGACTTAACATGGAGCTCAGTAAAGTTATGGAACAAAAGCTTGACCGCATTTTTGTCGACGAAGTTTACAGCGATGCATATAAAGTCGCTTGTTCATCGGCGTCTTTTCTTGCTCATTAATCCGAGGGGGAGCTGCGCGACAATCTTCACCACTGAAGTTCTCATTCCCTGCCTTAGAACCGCTCCGTTTACCCCCCCCCCGTATTTTTCAATCCTCTTGAGAAGACGGCGTGATTTTATCGCTGTACGACTGCAATGTAACAGGAAAATTAAATAAGGAATTCTGAAATTAAAATAAAATTAATATTGACTCTATAACTTATTGATATTACAATATGGATGTTATTAATATTAAAAATTTATCTTAAAGGAACAATAATAGGTAATTTTTTATAAAATTTAAACGGAGGTGATTGTATGAATCGGGATGACAAAAAGAGTTATGGAGTGTACTTCGTTGCTTTACTTTTCGTAGTTTTCCTATTATTTTTTAGCTCGATCCATTCTGTTTTGCCACGTAACGCCCTGACGTTGCCACTTATCGACATGCTGAATATGGAGACGTGGTTTCCGCAAGGGTGGGGGTTTTACAGTAAAGATCCTACTGAACCAGCCATTCACATATTCGATTATGAAACGAAAGAACCGTCAACCAGTTGGCCCCACAATTCAAAACAAAACCTTTACGGTTTAAAGAGAGACGGGCGGGCGCAAGGAATCGAAGCAGGGTTAGTGAAGTCCAAAGTGCCAGATGACAAATGGGTGACATGCGAAGAAGCACCGTTTACTTGTGCCGCTGAAAATGGCGGGATTGAGGCTATGGAGGTTCACAATGAATCCCCTTTTCCCACCATTTGCGGCGATCACTTGATCGTGATGCAGGAGCCGGTGCCCTGGGCCTGGAGCAAGTATAAAGATACCGCCGTCATGCCATCTCAAATTGCGAGGGTGAATGTCTCATGTTCAGCAAGTTAGGTGAACAACTGACGCAATATGCGGAAAAACAACTGTTGTGGACGAATGTTTACGGTTTGGCCCGAACACTTTTAGCGGGTTCACTGGCGATGCTCTTGTTGTTTAACCCGACACACATCTTTTTTAGACCGGGGGCCGGACTTCCCGAATATCCGTTGTGTGCCAACAACAGCCTCAGTATCTTCTGTTTTGTACCGAACGATTTCTTCTACTTTGAATTGATACGATGGATATTTATCGTGTTATTGCTCATTATCGCCAGCGGGTGGCGGCCCAGGTATACCGGGATTTTGCATTTTTACATTACGTACAGTTTTTATACCGCAGCGTTGTCCCTCGATGGGGGCGAACAAACCAATGTCGCGTTAACCTTTTTGCTGATCCCGTTGACGTTAACCGACTCGAGAAAATGGCACTGGCAGCGGCAAAGAGCGTCGAACCCTTCATCCAAAGCGTACATGTTCGCGTTTATCACCGGTTTATGTACATACATGGCGCTGCGCATCCAAGTGGCCATCATTTATCTCAACGCGGCTTACGCCAAAGTAATAGGCGAACACTGGATGGATGGAACCGCTGTCTACTATTTTTTGCAAGATACATTACTGGGAACGTCAGAAGGATTGGGGAACATCTTGTTTCCTTTGTTAGAAACGCCGTTTGTCGTCGTGCCCACATGGGGGACCATTGTCCTCGAATTCCTCTTATTTGCCGCCTTACTTGCGCCAAAAAAATATTGGAAGTGGTTTTTAATCCCAGGGTTAGCGTTCCACCTTACGATTGCTGTCGTCATCGGGTTGTACAGTTTTGCCACCGTCATGTTCGCAGCCCTCATCCTGTTCTTGCGGCCATTTGAACGAGAGTTTCAAATTCAGCCACTTCTCAAACTGTTTAAAGCGGCACCAAGAATTGCCCATAGATTAAGGAAACCAGCGATGAAAGGTGGTGAGATAAAGGGAGAGTCAGGATGAGAACAGTCATAGTTAGTCACGAACGAAAAAAGGAAAAGGAGCGATTGTGTTGATTCGCTGGATGAAGAAAAGTCTGCCGTTATTGCTTGTGTTCGCGTTGCTCGTGTTTTCGTTTAGCTCTGCTGTCTCCGCAAGCCGGGCCGAAAGTGCACAGCACGAATATTCAGGGAAAGAAATATTTAAAGGGATCGTGTTCGGCGTAGGGGAACTCGGCGGCAAACTGCCGGTGGATTCTAGGATAATGCGTGACACCAACAAGAACCAAGAGACGCTGAAAGTGATTGACAACATCGTGAACGAAATCGAGAGACTGGATTCCGACTATTTCAAAGAATTGAAAGATGCCGCTTACAGCAAGAACCCGACCAAAGTTGATAAAGCCATCGAGCGCGGCGGAGACCTGGTTCAAGAAGCCCTCGACAACTTGGGTTATACCGCCACTTCGAAACAGGATGCTGATTTGGCGGCTTCTGTTGTCGTTGCGAATATCACAGGGGCGATTAATGCACTGGCGTACTTGACTGTCGCAGTTTACGAATACGTATGGTTCTGGGGAAATTCAGCTCCATCCTCGCAGCTGGAAAAGGAAGCGTACGTCATCGAAGTTATGGAAGCGTTGGAGAATTAGAAATTTAAATATTTTAATAAATGTTAAGCTGATTAAGCCGCAGTGTCTGCGGCTTTTTTATCGTATTTTCTTTCTCGGAATTGTTCATTCTCTGCAGTCGGGTCTCATCCATCTCGTGTCCCAACGTGTTATGATGACTATAAGCACGCAATAAATGATACGGTAAGGATGTGACTGTCGTGTCTAACGGGAACATTCTCATAGTGGAAGATGAAGAAAAGCTGACCAGGGTGATCAGCCTCGAACTAGAATACGAAGGATATTCAGTGAAGGCAGTACATGACGGGACGATAGGCTTGGCAGAAGCGGAGTCTTCCGCTTATGACTTAATTCTCCTGGACATTATGCTCCCCGGCATGAGTGGTTTGGAACTGTTGCGGCGGTTGCGGAGACGCGATCCGTACACACCGGTCATCTTGCTCACGGCACGGGATGAGGTGCCGGACAAGGTGAGCGGGCTGGATTTGGGAGCCAACGATTATGTCACCAAACCGTTTCAGATAGAGGAGCTTTTGGCCCGTATCCGCGCCCATTTACGTCCCGTTCGCGGACTGCCCGGCAAGAGGTGTTAAGCTGCGGCGATTTATCCGTAAACGTGAACACTCGAGAAGTCAAACGCCAGAATCAGACAATTTCCGTGACGCCGCGGGAGTTCGATCTCCTCGTTTACTTGTTGAGAAACAAGAATAACGTCTTAACGCGGGAGCAGTTGCTGAATCACGTATGGGGGTTTGACTTTTACGGCGAGACAAATGTCGTCGACGTGTACATCCGCTATTTGCGCAAAAAAATTGACCGGCCGTTTGACAATCCCCTCATTCACACAGTGCGAGGTGTCGGTTACACGTTGAAGGAGCCTGTAAAGTGAACATTAAAACGAAAATTCAGCTTTACACGGCTATATGGCTGCTCCTCATTTTACTATTGATCAGTTCAGCGATTTATTTTTTGTTTTATAAACTGACAACCGATACGGAAGTGGAACGTGTAGCGGCACAAACCGAAACGATAGTAGAAGTGCTCAGAGCTGACTTGGATCAACCTGTTCAAGCAAGTGATCTGTTCCGGGCGTATATGCCGGCTAACGGGATGATCCGGCTGATCAATGAGGCGGGCGAACCTGTCTCGACAGTTACGAAAGAAGCCCGTCTCACCCGTATCCCCGCCACATTTAGAACGCAACAAGGAAGCACATTTTACACGATGGAGGACGGTGAACGCTACGTCATCGTTTATTTCCCCACGATATGGAAGGATGGATCGATTGTCACGTTAGAAGTGACGGAAAGCCTGGCTCCTGTGCAGGAAAACATGCACACTTTGCGCGTCGTGTTAACGATTAGTTCGCTTATGGTGCTCATTCCTTCCATAATTGGCGGCAGGCTGCTCAGCAATCTGATTCTTCGTCCGCTCAAAGCGATTGTTGGGACGATGAGGGAAATTCAAGAGCGGGGGGTATTCAAACAGATTAAATTAAAGGGGCAGTCAAAAGATGAGCTTTATAACTTGGCCGATACGTTTAACACGATGATCAAAAAACTGAAAACAAATTTCGAGAAACAGGAACAATTTGTATCAGACGCTTCCCATGAACTGAAAACACCGCTGACCGTCATTGACAGCTACGTTACGCTTTTAAAGCGGTGGGGACACCGGAAACCAGAAGTGATGGATGAAGCGATTAAGGCGCTTTCGTCTGAAACAGAGCGCATGAAGTCGTTGATACAGCAATTGCTGACACTGGCCAAAGACGAATCAGAAGGTGAGTTGAAACTGGAAAAGGTCGATTTAATCGCTTTGTGCCGTTCGACAGCTGAAAGGTTCAGGCAGACGTATGAACGGGAAATAGACGTTCAAACGATCCCCCCCACGTTTATGCGATGGCCGATCAAGCAAAAATAAAACAAGTGCTCTATATTCTCCTCGACAATGCTTTGAAGTACAGTGCGGACAAGGTTACCGTTAAAGTTGGATCTCAGGAGGATACGGTATATGTTACCGTAGAAGATCGCGGCCAAGGAATTCCCGCAAAAGACATTCCCCATATATTTGACCGGTTTTACCGCGTGGACAAAACGCGCAGCCGGGAGACAGGAGGGACGGGACTGGGTCTTTCCATTGCCAAGAGCCTCGTACGAGCCCATCATGGAGAGATTAGCGTTCAAAGCGAAGAACATCGAGGGACCGTGTTTACTGTGACATTTCCGGCAGCTGAATGACATTCTCATCATTTTCTCATCTTGTTGTCATAGCATATTAATCTTTCGCTTGTATGATGAGACTATCATCATCAAGCCCAGCGGTAATATGTCAAGGGGGTGATTCAGGAAAATTGGAAAATAGTTTTTAAAAAAGCCCATATTTGCTTAAAAAAGCATAAACGAACTAAACCCGCCTTTAATCACAATTTTCAGACATACTGTTTACGACTGGCGGATACCATATTTGGAACAAATTGGAGGATCGGTCGCTATGATCTCCTTTCGGATGGTGTGTACAATTGGTTGGTACTGAGTAGCGCATATACCAACCGTACCAATTTACGTGCGGTTAAGACGAGAGCGCGTTTATGTTGGTGTTTCGGGACTTCAGCGTACTTTTTCTGGTAGAACGCTTTGTACTCCGGGTCGCTCTTACGTAAAGAATCAGCCGCTTGAATCAGGTAATACCGTAAATACTTATTACCTGTGAGCATCCGCTTGGTATCATCGGCTTCAAACTCGCCTGACTGGTACTGATTCCATACCAGGCCAGCGTATTTCGCTAAGGCATGGTGATTCCGGAAGCGGTCAATACCGGCAATCTCGGCAATCATCCCGGCGGCAAACACCGGCCCGATCCCTTTAACGGACGTTAACGTTTGCGGAATGCCTTTCATCAGCTTGGCGATTTCCTTGTCCAACTTTTTAGCCTCAGCCTCCATATGCTTGATGACACTCAGCATCGTGGCTAAGGACAGGTTCACGGGATCGGCCATCGCTTTATGCAAGCGGTAAGAAGCACGTGCCACCTTTTGCAAGTACTGGGCAACCTCTTCCGGGTCTTTAAAGCGGTTTTTCCCTTTTTCCTTTAGAAAATCAATGAGTGCATCAAGGGACATCGCGACAATTTGCTCAGGTTCAAGCTCTTGAATGACCGCTAAACTCGTGCTGCCAAACGTATTGGAAAAGGGATTATCTTGTCTGAGCCCACTAAACTTTAAAAACACCTGGTTCAAGAAATACGTCTTATCCCGGGCAATGGATTTCATCAAGTGAAAACGTGTGCGGGTGAGCCGCTGCAAGGCTTCGTATTGGATCACATCTTTCATAGCATGAGGCAGTCGGCCAAAACGCAGATGGTCTGCAATCACCCAGGCATCAATGACATCGTTTTTCGGTAAGGTATCATCCTGAATTTCGAAAGTAAAGTTGCTTGATCCAGTAATAAAGGTGCTCCAATCCTTGGTATAATGGTGTTTGAACGAACAACAAAACCCAAAGAGAGGGGCACCCGTTAGGTGAAGTCTACCACAAACATCGCCAAAATGAAAACAGAATTCACGCTAAAGAATGCAACCTCACACGCAGGGAGTAAACCCTTGCTTGCGTACCTTGAAAAAATCAAACTGGAAGACGCTTTTCGTCAGATAGGTTGCGGGAAAGGCCGGAATACGCTTTTTCCGTTCTTCAAGATCTTGATGTACCTTTTAGTCGGATGGCTACTGGGTTGCGAACGTATATTCCATTTCCGCTCATTGCGAGACGATTCGCTGGTACGTCGATTTTTAGGTGGACGTTGTCCCCATCACACTCTTTTGTATAAAGAACTGTGCCGCGCTGCTGTCTCCATGCCCACGATCCGTCGGGACTTGAAGGCATTAAACCTTGATCTCATCACTCCCTGCCTATCCGACGAATGCATTCTCGACCTCGATTCCACCGTTGAGACGGTGTACGGGAATCAGGAAGGGGCCGAAGTTGGGACAAACGCTCAAAAGCCCGGACGTAAAAGCTTCCAACCACTCATCGCCTTTGAAGGAAAGTCCCGTCTTTACCTTAATGCCGAACTGCGTTCAGGCAATACGCATTGTTCCCGCAATGCCCATACTTTCGCGAAGGAAACCCTTCAACGTCTTCCTAAATCGTGTAAAGTCAAGTATGCCCGATTCGACAAAGGATTCGGCGGCGAAACCTTCTATAGTTTTTGGGAAGGCAAACAGATCGGCTACGT includes the following:
- a CDS encoding IS256 family transposase; this translates as MAQYQITVDQELLQQLFLGHSKDAGVAKLLESVLNQILQAQVTEQLAAERYERTDSRQGYRNGSYPHQLTTRVGTITLRVPRIRNGQFSTELFARYQRSEQALVLALMEMVVNGVSTRKVTQITEELCGTHFSKSTVSDLCKRLDPIVEAWNYRPLSDRRFPFVLVDALYLKVREDGRVRSRGVMIGIGVNTDGYREVLGIMTGDTESEASWSEFFSWLKQRGLGGVDLITSDDHGGLVRAIRHHFQGVTWQRCQTHLMRNILDATPKALRDEVHRHVRGILDAADIETARMLLNETLKVFEEKAPKAMRILENGFDDATAVLAFPEKYRKRLRTTNSVERLNEEIRRRERVIRIFPNRQSVIRLLGALLMEQDEKWASGRKYLDMEDYFTWRKSHSAKTHSKVTRIM
- a CDS encoding sporulation-delaying protein SdpB family protein gives rise to the protein MFSKLGEQLTQYAEKQLLWTNVYGLARTLLAGSLAMLLLFNPTHIFFRPGAGLPEYPLCANNSLSIFCFVPNDFFYFELIRWIFIVLLLIIASGWRPRYTGILHFYITYSFYTAALSLDGGEQTNVALTFLLIPLTLTDSRKWHWQRQRASNPSSKAYMFAFITGLCTYMALRIQVAIIYLNAAYAKVIGEHWMDGTAVYYFLQDTLLGTSEGLGNILFPLLETPFVVVPTWGTIVLEFLLFAALLAPKKYWKWFLIPGLAFHLTIAVVIGLYSFATVMFAALILFLRPFEREFQIQPLLKLFKAAPRIAHRLRKPAMKGGEIKGESG
- a CDS encoding PH domain-containing protein, with the translated sequence MKFHANKDMTYRILVWALGLLFFGLSAGLFVPVYNEAGLGASLFISLLFGISGFFIFWLWYRTFYIVTDRDLIIHFGPFKRVIQLTSIKRIEKTYAQLASIALSKERYFLHYNAHDYTIIAPENIEQFVQVINERRSRPVELIQ
- a CDS encoding sensor histidine kinase, giving the protein MADQAKIKQVLYILLDNALKYSADKVTVKVGSQEDTVYVTVEDRGQGIPAKDIPHIFDRFYRVDKTRSRETGGTGLGLSIAKSLVRAHHGEISVQSEEHRGTVFTVTFPAAE
- a CDS encoding sporulation delaying protein family toxin, producing MKKSLPLLLVFALLVFSFSSAVSASRAESAQHEYSGKEIFKGIVFGVGELGGKLPVDSRIMRDTNKNQETLKVIDNIVNEIERLDSDYFKELKDAAYSKNPTKVDKAIERGGDLVQEALDNLGYTATSKQDADLAASVVVANITGAINALAYLTVAVYEYVWFWGNSAPSSQLEKEAYVIEVMEALEN
- a CDS encoding thiol-disulfide oxidoreductase DCC family protein — encoded protein: MKAVILFDGVCNFCSKSVQFIIKRETQSYFRFASLQGEVGQSLLKKHQVPSHVDSFVLIENNQVYLKSDAALRICKHLKGAWKLMSIFLIVPKPIRNAVYSLIAKNRYKFYGKRDSCMIPSPEIRERFLD
- a CDS encoding SdpA family antimicrobial peptide system protein is translated as MNRDDKKSYGVYFVALLFVVFLLFFSSIHSVLPRNALTLPLIDMLNMETWFPQGWGFYSKDPTEPAIHIFDYETKEPSTSWPHNSKQNLYGLKRDGRAQGIEAGLVKSKVPDDKWVTCEEAPFTCAAENGGIEAMEVHNESPFPTICGDHLIVMQEPVPWAWSKYKDTAVMPSQIARVNVSCSAS
- a CDS encoding HAMP domain-containing histidine kinase; the encoded protein is MNIKTKIQLYTAIWLLLILLLISSAIYFLFYKLTTDTEVERVAAQTETIVEVLRADLDQPVQASDLFRAYMPANGMIRLINEAGEPVSTVTKEARLTRIPATFRTQQGSTFYTMEDGERYVIVYFPTIWKDGSIVTLEVTESLAPVQENMHTLRVVLTISSLMVLIPSIIGGRLLSNLILRPLKAIVGTMREIQERGVFKQIKLKGQSKDELYNLADTFNTMIKKLKTNFEKQEQFVSDASHELKTPLTVIDSYVTLLKRWGHRKPEVMDEAIKALSSETERMKSLIQQLLTLAKDESEGELKLEKVDLIALCRSTAERFRQTYEREIDVQTIPPTFMRWPIKQK